Proteins from one Coturnix japonica isolate 7356 chromosome 5, Coturnix japonica 2.1, whole genome shotgun sequence genomic window:
- the LOC107314159 gene encoding protein farnesyltransferase subunit beta has protein sequence MPPIAPHYCCPYSALPSRGSVATIDHAPSSQAPPLARRKSREKMCGGCVSTEYPERGTTCLEGGSFLLNFVGCARCGRRDFVLLGNRASGLHGDEEIITYDHLCKNCHHLIARHEYTFSVVDDYQSKVEDIVQEVFDAYKTNHHAVQFVLQREKHFHYLKRGLRQLGEAYECLDASRPWLCYWILHSLELLEEPIPQSVASDVCQFLSCCQSPQGGFGGGPGQHPHLAPTYAAVNALCIIGTEEAYNVINRQKLLEYLHTLKQPDGSFLMHVGGEVDVRSAYCAAAVASLTNVLTPALFTGTAEWIARCQNWEGGIGGVPGMEAHGGYTFCGLAALVILKKEHLLNLRSLLHWVTGRQMHFEGGFQGRCNKLVDGCYSFWQAGLLPLLHRALHTQGDLALSMSHWMFDQSALQEYILLCCQCPAGGLLDKPGKSRDFYHTCYCLSGLAIAQHFGSGDLHHELVLGIPENRLRPTHPVYNIVPEKVVKAVMHFLQQPVPSLEAAG, from the exons atgccccccattgccccccactATTGCTGCCCCTACTCAGCCCTGCCCTCTCGAGGGAGCGTGGCCACAATTGACCACGCCCCCTCATCTCAAGCCCCGCCCCTTGCGCGGCGGAAGTCTCGCGAGAAGATGTGCGGGGGCTGCGTGAGCACCGAGTACCCCGAGCGG GGCACTACCTGCTTGGAAGGAGGCTCCTTCTTGCTTAACTTCGTGGGCTGTGCGCGATGCGGCCGCCGGGACTTCGTGCTGCTGGGCAACCGCGCCTCAGGCCTGCACGGGGATGAGGAGATCATCACCTATGACC ACCTGTGTAAGAACTGCCACCACCTGATTGCACGGCACGAATACACCTTCAGCGTGGTGGATGACTACCAG AGCAAAGTGGAGGACATCGTGCAGGAGGTGTTCGACGCCTACAAGACGAACCACCACGCAGTGCA GTTTGTCCTGCAGCGGGAGAAGCACTTCCACTACCTGAAGAGAGGCCTCAGGCAGCTGGGAGAAGCCTACGAG TGTCTGGATGCCAGCCGCCCTTGGCTCTGCTATTGGATCCTacacagcctggagctgctggaggagcccaTTCCCCAGTCGGTTGCCTCTGA TGTCTGCCAGTTCCTGAGTTGCTGCCAGAGTCCCCAGGGTGGCTTTGGGGGGGGGCCGGGCCAGCACCCCCATCTGGCCCCCACTTACGCTGCTGTCAACGCGCTCTGCATCATCGGTACAGAAGAAGCATATAACGTCATTAATAG gcagaagctgctggagtATCTACACACATTGAAGCAGCCCGATGGCTCCTTCCTGATGCACGTGGGTGGCGAGGTGGATGTCAG GAGCGCCTACTGTGCTGCTGCCGTGGCATCGCTGACCAACGTCCTCACACCAGCTCTATTCACAGGGACGGCCGAATGGATCGCAAG GTGCCAGAACTGGGAGGGGGGTATCGGTGGGGTGCCGGGCATGGAGGCTCATGGTGGATACACCTTCTGCGGGCTGGCAGCGCTGGTTATACTGAAGAAGGAGCATCTGTTGAACCTACGCAGCTTGCTG CACTGGGTGACCGGGCGGCAGATGCACTTTGAAGGTGGCTTCCAGGGTCGTTGCAACAAGCTGGTGGATGGCTGCTATTCCTTctggcaggcagggctgctgccactgctgcatAGAGCCCTTCATACACAGG GTGACTTGGCTCTCAGCATGTCACACTGGATGTTCGACCAGTCTGCGCTGCAGGAGTAtatcctgctctgctgccagtgCCCAGCTGGGGGGCTGCTGGACAAGCCAGGAAA GTCACGGGACTTCTATCACACCTGCTACTGCCTGAGCGGGTTGGCCATCGCCCAGCACTTTGGTAGCGGAGATCTGCACCATGAGCTGGTCCTGGGCATCCCTGAAAACCGCCTG CGGCCCACACATCCCGTCTACAACATCGTGCCGGAGAAAGTGGTGAAGGCGGTGATGCATTTCTTGCAGCAGCCCGTGCCCAGCCTGGAGGCTGCAGGGTAG
- the RAB15 gene encoding ras-related protein Rab-15: MAKQYDVLFRLLLLGDSGVGKTCLLCRFTDSEFHPAHISTIGVDFKMKTIEVDGIKVRIQIWDTAGQERYQTITKQYYRRAQGIFLVYDISSERSYQHIVKWASDVDEYAPDGVQKILIGNKADEEHKRQVAKEQGLQLAREYGMDFYETSACSNLNIKESFTRLTELVLQAHRKELEGLRTATAPPELAQLEEDEQQTPGGNDNPKNCWC, encoded by the exons ATGGCCAAGCAGTACGACGTGCTGTTCCGTTTGCTGCTGCTCGGAGATTCGGGTGTGGGCAAGACGTGTCTGTTGTGCCGCTTTACCGACAGCGAGTTCCACCCGGCTCATATCTCCACCATCG GGGTGGACTTCAAGATGAAGACGATTGAGGTGGATGGCATCAAGGTGCGCATCCAGATCTG GGatacagcagggcaggagcgGTACCAGACCATCACCAAGCAGTACTACAGGCGGGCGCAG GGCATCTTCCTGGTGTATGACATCAGCAGTGAACGCTCCTACCAGCACATTGTCAAGTGGGCCAGCGACGTGGATGAG TACGCACCTGATGGAGTCCAAAAGATCCTCATTGGGAACAAAGCGGACGAGGAGCACAAGAGGCAAGTGGCCAAAGAGCAAGGGCTGCAG CTTGCCCGGGAGTACGGAATGGACTTCTATGAGACCAGCGCCTGCAGCAACCTGAACATCAAGGAG TCCTTCACCCGGCTGAcggagctggtgctgcaggcGCATCGCAAGGAGCTGGAGGGGTTACGCACCGCCACGGCCCCCCCAGAGCTGGCCCAGCTGGAGGAAGATGAGCAGCAGACCCCAGGGGGGAACGACAACCCTAAAAACTGCTGGTGTTGA
- the GPX2 gene encoding glutathione peroxidase 2: protein MSVPIAKSFYDLSATSLQGEKVDFNVFRGRVVLIENVASLUGTTVRDYTQLNQLQARYPRRLVVLGFPCNQFGYQENGTNEEILNCLKHVRPGGGFEPNFTLFQKCQVNGKDTHPVFAYLKAHLPAPVDEADHLMADPRFLVWSPVRRSDISWNFEKFLVGPEGEPFRRYSPRLPTIQIEPDIQRLLKLAK from the exons ATGAGCGTCCCCATCGCCAAGTCCTTCTACGACCTGAGCGCCACCTCCTTGCAGGGGGAGAAGGTGGATTTCAACGTCTTCCGAGGGCGGGTGGTCCTGATCGAGAACGTGGCGTCGCTCTGAGGCACCACGGTGAGGGATTACACCCAGCTCAACCAGCTGCAGGCACGTTACCCGCGGCggctggtggtgctgggctTCCCCTGCAACCAGTTCGGCTACCAG GAGAACGGCACCAACGAGGAGATCCTCAATTGCCTCAAACATGTGCGGCCGGGGGGCGGCTTTGAACCCAACTTCACCCTGTTCCAGAAGTGCCAGGTGAACGGGAAGGACACCCACCCCGTCTTCGCTTACCTGAAAGCCCACCTGCCCGCCCCTGTGGATGAGGCAGATCATCTGATGGCCGATCCCCGTTTCTTGGTGTGGAGCCCCGTCAGGCGCTCCGACATCTCCTGGAACTTTGAGAAGTTCCTGGTGGGGCCCGAGGGGGAACCTTTCCGGCGTTACAGCCCTCGCCTGCCCACCATCCAGATAGAGCCCGACATCCAGCGCCTCCTCAAGTTGGCCAAGTAG